The genomic stretch ctgagtattttttttaatgaagattTCTAATTTCTAATTACTAATTTCCTTTTGTTAGAAATAAAAGGGGTTTCGGTTTCTCCAATTTataatttcctttttttctttaaaaacgaAATTAGAAATGGGAATAAAAGCTTTGGTTTCTGTGGAAAGTAGTAGAAACAGTGAAAAAGGTCGCTCTTTTCTTCGCCCTTGCGCGCACACAAATCATTCGCCGTCTCTCTACCATGGCCAATTCCCTTCTTCTAGGGTTTCTAGGGCTTGCGGCGCTCCTCCTCCCCTTCGGGGCCGTCGCCGCTGCCTCCTCCTTCACGTCGTCTTCTGCCGCCAGTTCCATCCACGACCTCCTCCGCGCTTACGGCCTGCCCGGGGGGCTCCTCCCCCGGGAGGTCGATTCCTACACCCTGGATCGGCCGTCCGGCCAGCTCGAGGTCCGGCTCGGCCGCCCCTGCTACGCCCGGTTCGATGGAATGGTCCTCTTCGACAGCGTGGTCCGGGCCAATCTCACCTACGGCGGCCTCCGCGCCCTGGTCGGCGTCTCCCAGGAGGAGCTCTTCCTCTGG from Musa acuminata AAA Group cultivar baxijiao chromosome BXJ1-3, Cavendish_Baxijiao_AAA, whole genome shotgun sequence encodes the following:
- the LOC103979053 gene encoding uncharacterized protein LOC103979053 encodes the protein MANSLLLGFLGLAALLLPFGAVAAASSFTSSSAASSIHDLLRAYGLPGGLLPREVDSYTLDRPSGQLEVRLGRPCYARFDGMVLFDSVVRANLTYGGLRALVGVSQEELFLWLPVREILVSDPSSGVILFDIGLAHKQLSLSLFESPPDCSTGEEGEGLSGPRGGDQPLKMGF